A single region of the Anaerolineales bacterium genome encodes:
- a CDS encoding glycosyltransferase family 4 protein, with protein MRILVITLLYAPDGGPSATLYQTLCEGLARRGHAVTMIAAVPHYPSGRVPPDFRGRWITRTVENSVTVIRVRLPSLNRARFSRRLIQFFVYQIGAAVAGWRGRYDAAILGNPALEIYLPALVHVGLRRIPALYSIHDVYPDVGVALGIFRNRLVRGMVGALEKHLYHLSKGIRLTSESFAPPLLRAGIPQVKMSLIYDWVDTEALQPRPRQNDFSAEHGLNDSFVALYAGNIGLSQRLETILAAAVLLPAVQFVFVGEGTGRDSLQRAAAGLPNVRILPFQPRERLPEVLATADVHLISLKAGLESGSLPSKTYSAFASGRPLLAIMAAGAAWGVIERAGAGVRCDPDDAPCLAAQLEALRADPLRRADMGRAGRAAAEKYHSAAAAVVAFEAALQRIILSRLRRGEGDL; from the coding sequence ATGCGCATCCTCGTGATCACCCTTCTTTACGCGCCGGATGGTGGTCCAAGCGCGACCCTCTACCAGACGCTTTGCGAGGGGCTGGCGCGGCGTGGTCATGCTGTGACGATGATCGCCGCTGTCCCCCATTACCCTAGCGGGCGCGTCCCGCCAGACTTTCGGGGGCGGTGGATCACCCGGACGGTGGAAAACAGTGTCACGGTGATTCGCGTTCGCCTCCCCTCCCTGAATAGGGCGCGATTTTCGCGGCGGCTGATCCAATTCTTTGTCTACCAAATTGGGGCGGCGGTGGCGGGCTGGCGCGGGCGCTATGATGCTGCTATTCTCGGCAATCCGGCGCTGGAAATATACCTTCCAGCGCTTGTCCATGTCGGGCTGCGGCGTATTCCGGCGCTCTATTCCATTCATGATGTCTACCCCGATGTGGGCGTGGCGCTTGGCATCTTTCGGAATCGCCTTGTGCGGGGGATGGTTGGGGCGTTGGAAAAACACCTCTACCATCTCTCGAAGGGTATTCGGCTTACCTCCGAATCGTTCGCCCCGCCCCTTCTGCGGGCGGGCATCCCTCAAGTTAAAATGTCTCTGATCTACGATTGGGTCGATACCGAGGCGCTTCAACCCCGCCCCCGCCAGAATGATTTTTCTGCCGAGCATGGTTTGAACGACTCGTTCGTAGCGCTTTATGCCGGAAATATCGGTCTCTCGCAGAGGTTAGAGACGATCCTTGCGGCGGCGGTGCTGCTCCCCGCTGTTCAGTTCGTGTTTGTCGGGGAAGGGACAGGGCGCGATTCGCTTCAGCGGGCGGCGGCGGGGCTTCCGAATGTCCGCATCCTTCCCTTCCAACCCCGCGAACGCCTGCCAGAGGTTTTGGCAACCGCCGATGTTCACCTCATTAGCCTGAAAGCTGGTTTAGAGAGTGGATCGCTGCCGAGCAAAACCTACAGCGCTTTTGCCAGTGGGCGTCCGCTGCTGGCGATTATGGCGGCGGGGGCAGCGTGGGGGGTGATCGAACGGGCAGGGGCAGGGGTCCGCTGTGATCCTGATGACGCGCCATGCCTTGCCGCACAGCTTGAGGCGCTGCGGGCTGATCCCCTGCGGCGAGCCGATATGGGGCGTGCCGGACGTGCCGCAGCGGAAAAATATCACAGCGCAGCAGCGGCGGTGGTGGCATTTGAAGCCGCCTTGCAGCGGATTATCCTATCCCGCCTCAGGCGCGGTGAAGGCGATCTTTGA
- a CDS encoding ketoacyl-ACP synthase III — protein MPERYAKITGWGKYVPERVITNADLEKMVETSDEWITSRTGIKERHIRADGEQSSDLSVKSALKALEVAGLKPTDLDLIIVACSSPDYLVPGVATIVQDKLGAKCGAFQISSGCSGWVYALVVGTQFITSGAMNNILVVGTDVVSFGTDYTDRGTCVLFGDASASVILQTSDQPAGVMTFELGSDGAGIEHLYVPAGGSALPMHGNHAKIEAEHLSFLKMNGTEVFKFATRTLAASMKRVIDQAGLLPDDVQLFIPHQANYRIIESAARMMRQPLEKFMINIHKYGNTSAASVPLAFVEAIEEGRCKPGDKISMCAFGAGLTWASAVVQFGVGEFTPAHTLFSIGRARYLAKRTAGRLQDTLQQFLLNMQIRRMDAKKKR, from the coding sequence ATGCCAGAACGCTACGCAAAAATTACGGGATGGGGGAAATACGTCCCGGAGCGGGTGATTACCAACGCCGATTTGGAAAAGATGGTTGAGACGAGCGACGAATGGATCACCTCGCGCACAGGGATCAAAGAACGCCACATTCGGGCGGACGGCGAACAATCTTCCGATTTATCGGTGAAATCAGCATTGAAGGCATTGGAAGTGGCGGGCTTGAAGCCCACCGACCTCGATCTGATCATCGTTGCCTGTTCCTCGCCAGATTACCTTGTCCCCGGTGTGGCGACGATTGTTCAGGACAAACTTGGCGCAAAGTGCGGCGCGTTCCAGATTAGCTCTGGGTGTTCGGGGTGGGTCTATGCCCTCGTCGTGGGAACACAGTTCATCACCTCTGGGGCGATGAACAACATCCTCGTCGTGGGGACGGATGTCGTCTCTTTTGGAACAGACTACACAGATCGTGGGACGTGTGTCCTCTTTGGCGATGCCTCCGCCTCAGTTATTTTGCAGACAAGTGACCAACCCGCTGGCGTGATGACCTTTGAACTCGGTTCGGATGGGGCAGGGATCGAACATCTCTACGTTCCCGCTGGCGGCTCAGCACTACCCATGCATGGCAACCATGCCAAAATTGAGGCGGAACATCTCAGTTTTCTCAAGATGAACGGCACAGAGGTATTCAAATTTGCTACACGGACTCTTGCCGCCTCGATGAAGCGCGTTATTGACCAAGCCGGGTTGCTCCCCGACGATGTTCAATTGTTCATCCCCCATCAGGCAAACTACCGAATCATCGAATCAGCCGCCCGCATGATGCGCCAGCCGCTTGAGAAATTCATGATCAACATCCATAAATATGGGAACACCTCAGCGGCGTCTGTACCATTAGCGTTTGTGGAGGCAATTGAAGAAGGGCGCTGCAAACCCGGCGATAAAATCAGCATGTGCGCCTTTGGTGCCGGGCTGACATGGGCAAGCGCCGTCGTCCAATTTGGCGTTGGGGAGTTCACCCCCGCCCATACCCTCTTTAGTATCGGGCGAGCGCGCTATCTTGCCAAACGGACGGCAGGGCGGCTGCAAGATACGCTCCAACAATTCCTCTTGAACATGCAGATTCGCCGCATGGACGCCAAGAAAAAACGCTGA
- a CDS encoding sigma-70 family RNA polymerase sigma factor, with protein sequence MTISEGRDYTATDDSTLVAWAREDKAAFGALYERYAKKVYNYIYYRTGNHHDAEDLSARVWQRALGHIESYVERGLPFQAWLYRIAHNLVANWHRDQQRRRVVPLDEFIASRLRTDAPEAAAEAQDEERRLLEAFRELPDERQQLIVLKFVEKLSNQEIGAIMERSEGAIKSLYHRTLLTLREAMLRHEAPETPETEDTQRRPSRRERRRGDAE encoded by the coding sequence ATGACGATTTCTGAGGGACGGGACTACACCGCCACCGATGACTCGACGCTGGTCGCTTGGGCGCGGGAGGATAAAGCCGCGTTCGGAGCGCTCTACGAGCGGTACGCGAAAAAGGTTTACAACTACATCTACTATCGAACGGGCAACCACCATGACGCCGAAGACCTTTCGGCGCGGGTTTGGCAACGCGCCCTCGGACATATCGAATCGTATGTTGAGCGAGGGCTGCCCTTTCAAGCGTGGTTGTACCGTATTGCACATAACCTTGTGGCGAACTGGCATCGCGATCAGCAGCGGCGGCGTGTTGTCCCCTTGGATGAATTTATCGCCTCTCGCCTGCGTACCGATGCCCCCGAAGCGGCAGCAGAAGCGCAAGACGAGGAGCGGCGCTTGTTGGAAGCCTTCCGTGAACTGCCCGACGAACGCCAGCAGTTGATCGTGCTGAAGTTTGTCGAAAAACTCTCCAATCAAGAGATCGGCGCAATCATGGAACGTAGTGAAGGGGCGATTAAGTCGCTTTACCACCGGACGCTGCTGACCCTGCGGGAGGCAATGCTCCGCCACGAAGCGCCAGAGACACCGGAGACGGAAGACACGCAGCGGCGTCCCTCAAGGCGGGAGCGCCGCCGGGGAGATGCAGAATGA
- a CDS encoding glycosyltransferase: MNVLVVIAFYAPAYRYGGPVRSLAALCEGLTALDVNVRVLTTNADGNSRLNVPLGEPLRRNGVEVIYTPLPRQRLIPASFFYAPALNRAFRDHRAWANIAYLDVWWTHAALCGAAAQRVGIPYIVPLRGQLLPYGWRGSGLKKWLYLVVIGRRFLNEAAAVHCTSEAEAAAYRTLGFRPPTLVIPNAIDLTRFAGEPPPQGWRARLNIPTTAPLILFVGRLHPKKRPDLAVHMLSLPHAHVILVGADEGGMIPALRDQAQRLEGGERFHWLNVLDGADLAAAYAAADLLIMPSEPESENFGNVILEAAACGLPFVATDDIPAAALLAAHDAGQAIPFDRNRFYAAAKALLTDRPTLRAMGERGRIAVHAFAPQRVAMEMANACEQLCASS; this comes from the coding sequence ATGAATGTCCTTGTTGTGATCGCCTTCTATGCCCCTGCCTATCGCTACGGCGGTCCCGTCCGCAGCCTTGCCGCGCTGTGCGAGGGGTTGACGGCGCTGGACGTGAACGTCCGTGTTCTGACGACGAACGCCGACGGCAATTCCCGCCTAAATGTTCCCCTCGGTGAACCCCTCCGGCGCAATGGGGTGGAGGTGATCTACACGCCCCTTCCTCGGCAGCGGCTCATCCCTGCATCATTTTTCTATGCGCCAGCATTAAATCGCGCCTTTCGGGATCATCGTGCGTGGGCGAATATCGCCTACCTTGATGTATGGTGGACTCACGCAGCGCTGTGCGGGGCGGCGGCGCAGCGGGTGGGCATCCCTTATATTGTTCCCTTGCGCGGGCAGCTTTTGCCCTATGGGTGGCGTGGTAGCGGGCTGAAAAAATGGCTTTACCTCGTTGTGATAGGACGGCGGTTCTTGAATGAGGCGGCGGCGGTACACTGCACCAGTGAAGCCGAGGCAGCCGCCTACCGAACGCTTGGCTTTCGCCCCCCCACACTGGTGATCCCCAATGCCATTGATCTCACTCGTTTTGCTGGAGAGCCGCCCCCACAGGGCTGGCGAGCGCGGCTGAACATCCCCACCACTGCGCCGCTGATCCTTTTTGTGGGGCGGCTGCATCCCAAAAAACGCCCCGATCTTGCCGTCCATATGCTAAGCCTCCCCCACGCCCATGTGATCCTTGTCGGGGCGGACGAGGGGGGCATGATCCCCGCGCTGCGCGATCAGGCACAGCGCCTTGAGGGGGGAGAGCGCTTCCATTGGTTAAACGTCTTAGATGGGGCTGATCTCGCCGCCGCCTATGCCGCTGCCGATCTGCTGATCATGCCCTCTGAGCCGGAATCGGAAAATTTTGGCAATGTGATCCTTGAAGCAGCGGCATGTGGTCTTCCCTTTGTGGCGACGGACGATATTCCCGCTGCGGCGCTCTTGGCGGCACACGATGCAGGGCAGGCGATTCCCTTTGACCGCAATCGCTTTTATGCGGCGGCGAAGGCGCTTTTAACAGACCGCCCTACCTTACGGGCAATGGGCGAACGTGGGCGGATTGCCGTACACGCCTTTGCCCCTCAGCGCGTCGCTATGGAGATGGCAAACGCCTGTGAGCAGCTATGCGCATCCTCGTGA